Proteins from a genomic interval of Benincasa hispida cultivar B227 chromosome 7, ASM972705v1, whole genome shotgun sequence:
- the LOC120082132 gene encoding VQ motif-containing protein 8, chloroplastic, protein MSPPKSCEINGPRPSPLLIHKDSRFIRKPQLRQPVIIYTHSPKIIHTQPKDFMALVQRLTGFNPPPPPPPSNALSLSFSERNFNDNDSSSGLTTEEEINECGDQKQSVVLKQLVQRQSNSSLLRYSSDVTTPFSSPALINSLSPSFMEFLKALPEF, encoded by the coding sequence ATGAGCCCACCTAAATCCTGTGAAATCAATGGCCCTCGCCCCTCCCCTCTCTTAATCCACAAAGATTCTCGTTTTATTCGTAAGCCTCAGCTCCGGCAGCCGGTCATCATTTACACCCATTCCCCCAAAATCATCCATACCCAGCCTAAGGATTTCATGGCCTTGGTTCAACGCCTCACCGGCTTCAACCCACCGCCGCCCCCGCCGCCGTCTAATGCCTTGTCGTTATCGTTTTCAGAGAGAAATTTTAACGACAATGATTCTTCGTCGGGTCTGACGACGGAGGAGGAGATCAATGAATGTGGGGATCAGAAACAGAGTGTGGTTTTGAAACAATTAGTGCAGAGGCAGAGTAATTCTTCCCTTCTTAGATATTCTTCTGATGTTACGACGCCGTTTTCCTCCCCTGCTTTGATTAATTCCTTGTCCCCTTCTTTCATGGAGTTTCTTAAAGCCCTCCCTGAATTTTAA